The following are from one region of the Klebsiella aerogenes genome:
- the udk gene encoding uridine kinase, giving the protein MTDTSHQCVIVGIAGASASGKSLIASTLYRELREQVGDEHIGVIPEDSYYKDQSHLSMEERVKTNYDHPSSMDHSLLFQHLQMLKSGQPIELPVYSYVEHTRMPETIHIKPKKVIILEGILLLTDARLRNELNFSIFVDTPLDICLMRRIKRDVNERGRSMDSVMAQYQKTVRPMFLQFIEPSKQYADIIVPRGGKNRIAIDILKAKISQFFE; this is encoded by the coding sequence ATGACTGATACGTCTCATCAGTGCGTCATTGTAGGCATCGCCGGCGCATCGGCTTCGGGCAAAAGTCTTATCGCCAGCACTCTTTATCGCGAATTGCGTGAACAAGTTGGCGATGAACATATTGGCGTTATTCCGGAAGACAGTTATTACAAAGATCAAAGCCATCTGTCGATGGAAGAGCGCGTAAAAACGAACTATGACCATCCCAGTTCGATGGATCATAGCTTACTGTTCCAGCATTTGCAGATGCTAAAAAGCGGTCAACCGATTGAATTACCGGTTTATAGCTATGTAGAACATACGCGTATGCCGGAAACCATTCATATCAAACCGAAAAAAGTGATTATTCTTGAAGGGATCCTGCTTCTGACGGATGCCCGGTTGCGTAATGAATTAAACTTTTCTATTTTCGTCGATACGCCGCTCGATATCTGCCTGATGCGCCGTATCAAGCGTGATGTTAATGAGCGCGGCCGCTCAATGGACTCCGTTATGGCGCAGTATCAGAAGACGGTGCGCCCGATGTTCCTGCAGTTTATCGAACCTTCCAAGCAGTATGCCGACATCATCGTGCCGCGCGGCGGTAAAAACCGTATCGCCATTGATATTCTGAAGGCCAAAATCAGTCAGTTCTTTGAATAA
- a CDS encoding MdtA/MuxA family multidrug efflux RND transporter periplasmic adaptor subunit gives MKDNNKRRWGMALVVVIAAGAAYWFWHQREAAPVPGAPNVGQQGAKATGGGRHGRFGATLAPVQAATATSESVPRYLTGLGTVTAANTVTVRSRVDGQLLSIHFQEGQQVKAGDLLAQIDPSQFKVALAQAQGQLAKDNATLANARRDLARYQQLVKTNLISRQELDTQQSLVVESAGTVKADEAAVASAQLQLDWTRITAPIDGRVGLKQVDIGNQISSGDTTGIVVLTQTHPIDLVFTLPENDIATVVQAQKAGKALSVEAWDRTNKQKISAGSLLSLDNQIDTTTGTIKLKARFNNLDDALFPNQFVNARMLVDTEQNAVVIPTAALQMGNEGHFVWVLNSENKVSKHTVTPGIQDSQKVVINAGLSAGDRVVTDGIDRLTEGAKVEVVDAHRATQEQPAAHQSGKNGARS, from the coding sequence ATGAAAGACAATAACAAACGTCGTTGGGGAATGGCTCTGGTGGTGGTTATCGCGGCAGGCGCCGCCTATTGGTTTTGGCACCAGCGCGAAGCAGCGCCGGTTCCGGGGGCGCCAAATGTCGGCCAACAAGGGGCGAAAGCGACGGGCGGCGGACGCCATGGGCGTTTCGGCGCAACGCTGGCTCCGGTTCAGGCAGCAACCGCCACCAGCGAATCGGTCCCCCGCTATCTCACGGGTCTGGGTACCGTCACCGCAGCGAATACCGTTACCGTACGCAGCCGGGTCGATGGCCAGTTGCTGAGTATTCATTTCCAGGAAGGCCAGCAGGTAAAAGCAGGCGATTTGTTAGCACAAATTGATCCCAGCCAATTTAAGGTCGCCCTTGCCCAGGCACAGGGGCAGTTAGCCAAAGATAACGCCACTCTCGCCAACGCGCGCCGCGATCTCGCCCGCTATCAACAATTGGTCAAAACGAATCTGATCTCCCGTCAGGAGTTGGATACGCAACAATCCCTGGTCGTGGAGTCCGCCGGTACGGTTAAAGCCGACGAAGCCGCCGTCGCCAGCGCCCAGCTTCAATTGGACTGGACACGCATTACCGCACCTATTGACGGCCGAGTAGGGTTAAAGCAAGTCGATATTGGCAACCAAATTTCCAGCGGCGACACGACCGGTATCGTTGTCCTGACGCAGACTCATCCTATCGATTTAGTGTTTACCCTGCCGGAAAACGACATCGCCACGGTGGTACAGGCGCAGAAGGCAGGTAAGGCGCTGTCCGTTGAAGCCTGGGACCGTACCAATAAACAGAAAATCAGCGCAGGTTCCCTGTTGAGCCTGGATAACCAAATTGATACCACGACTGGCACTATCAAGCTTAAAGCGCGCTTTAATAACCTTGATGATGCGCTGTTCCCGAACCAGTTCGTTAACGCCAGAATGTTAGTGGATACCGAGCAGAATGCCGTGGTTATCCCTACCGCCGCATTACAGATGGGCAATGAAGGCCACTTCGTGTGGGTCCTGAATAGCGAGAATAAAGTCAGTAAACACACGGTGACGCCAGGTATTCAGGACAGTCAGAAAGTGGTGATTAATGCCGGATTGTCGGCGGGGGATCGCGTCGTGACTGATGGTATCGACCGCCTGACGGAAGGGGCCAAAGTCGAAGTTGTCGACGCCCATCGCGCCACGCAGGAACAACCCGCCGCACACCAGAGCGGTAAAAACGGAGCGCGTTCCTGA
- a CDS encoding MdtB/MuxB family multidrug efflux RND transporter permease subunit, with the protein MQVLPPSSTGGPSRLFIMRPVATTLLMIAILLAGIIGYRFLPVSALPEVDYPTIQVVTLYPGASPDVVTSSITAPLERQFGQMSGLKQMSSQSSGGASVITLQFQLELSLDVAEQEVQAAINAATNLLPSDLPNPPVYSKVNPADPPIMTLSVTSSAIPMTQVEDMVETRVAQKISQVSGVGLVTLAGGQRPAVRVKLNAQAIAALGLTSETIRTAITNANVNSAKGSLDGPARAVTLSANDQMQSAEDYRRLIIAYQNGAPIRLGDVATIEQGAENSWLGAWANKQRAIVMNVQRQPGANIIATADSIRQMLPQLTESLPKSVKVQVLSDRTTNIRASVSDTQFELMLAIALVVMIIYLFLRNVPATIIPGVAVPLSLVGTFAVMVFLGFSINNLTLMALTIATGFVVDDAIVVIENISRYIEKGEKPLAAALKGAGEIGFTIISLTFSLIAVLIPLLFMGDIVGRLFREFAITLAVAILISAVVSLTLTPMMCARMLSHESLRKQNRFSQASERFFERVIAVYGRWLSRVLNHPWLTLSVALSTLALSILLWVFIPKGFFPIQDNGIIQGTLQAPQSASFASMAQRQQQVSELILKDPAVESLTSFVGVDGTNPALNSARLQINLKPLSERDDRVQAVIGRLQKSVASVPGVELYLQPTQDLTIDTTVSRTQYQFTLQANSLDALSNWVPQLMSRLQSLPQLSDVSSDWQDKGLAAYINVDRDSASRLGISMADVDNALYNAFGQRLISTIYTQANQYRVVLEHDTQATPGLAALDNIRLTSSDGGIVPLKSIASVEQRFTPLSVNHLDQFPVTTISFNVPDNYSLGEAVDAILAAEQSLDLPSDIRTQFQGSSLAFQSALGSTVWLVVAAVVAMYIVLGVLYESFIHPITILSTLPTAGVGALLALWLAGSELDVIAIIGIILLIGIVKKNAIMMIDFALAAEREQGMPPREAIYQACLLRFRPILMTTLAALLGALPLMLSTGVGAELRRPLGIGMVGGLMLSQILTLFTTPVIYLLFDRLSLYIKSRFPRREEEA; encoded by the coding sequence ATGCAGGTGTTACCCCCAAGCAGCACGGGCGGCCCTTCCCGACTGTTCATTATGCGCCCGGTGGCGACCACGCTGCTGATGATCGCTATCCTTCTGGCAGGGATCATCGGCTATCGTTTCCTGCCGGTCTCCGCGCTGCCGGAAGTCGACTACCCCACCATTCAGGTGGTCACACTCTATCCCGGCGCCAGCCCGGATGTAGTGACGTCTTCCATTACCGCGCCGCTTGAGCGTCAGTTTGGCCAGATGTCGGGGCTCAAACAGATGTCATCGCAAAGTTCAGGCGGCGCGTCGGTCATTACTCTGCAGTTTCAACTCGAGCTATCGCTGGATGTCGCCGAGCAGGAAGTGCAGGCGGCGATTAACGCCGCAACTAACCTTCTGCCATCAGATTTACCTAACCCGCCGGTGTACAGCAAAGTGAACCCGGCCGATCCGCCGATTATGACCCTGTCCGTCACCTCCAGCGCGATCCCCATGACTCAGGTTGAGGATATGGTCGAAACCCGCGTGGCGCAGAAAATCTCCCAGGTCTCCGGCGTCGGGTTGGTCACGCTGGCAGGTGGTCAGCGCCCTGCGGTACGAGTCAAGCTCAACGCCCAGGCCATCGCCGCGCTGGGGTTAACCAGTGAAACCATTCGTACCGCCATAACCAATGCTAACGTGAATTCGGCGAAAGGCAGCCTCGACGGCCCAGCTCGCGCGGTCACGCTTTCCGCCAACGATCAAATGCAGTCGGCGGAAGATTACCGCCGCCTGATTATCGCCTATCAAAACGGTGCGCCAATTCGCCTCGGCGATGTCGCCACTATCGAACAGGGCGCAGAGAACAGCTGGCTTGGGGCATGGGCCAACAAGCAGCGGGCGATCGTCATGAACGTGCAACGCCAGCCAGGCGCGAATATCATTGCCACTGCCGACAGCATCCGCCAGATGCTGCCACAACTCACGGAAAGCCTACCTAAATCGGTTAAGGTGCAGGTCTTGTCGGATCGCACGACCAATATTCGCGCCTCAGTGAGCGATACCCAGTTCGAACTGATGCTCGCCATCGCGCTGGTGGTGATGATTATCTATCTGTTCCTGCGTAACGTTCCGGCAACGATTATTCCCGGCGTCGCCGTGCCGCTGTCGCTGGTCGGCACTTTTGCCGTCATGGTGTTCCTTGGTTTTTCGATTAACAACCTGACGCTAATGGCGCTGACTATCGCCACCGGTTTTGTCGTCGATGACGCCATTGTGGTGATCGAAAACATTTCCCGTTATATCGAAAAAGGGGAAAAACCGCTCGCCGCCGCACTGAAGGGCGCGGGTGAAATCGGCTTTACCATTATTTCGTTAACATTCTCGCTGATTGCGGTGCTGATCCCGTTGCTGTTCATGGGCGACATCGTCGGCCGTCTGTTCCGCGAATTTGCGATTACCCTGGCGGTGGCGATACTCATCTCGGCGGTGGTTTCGCTGACGCTGACGCCAATGATGTGCGCGCGTATGCTTAGCCACGAATCGCTGCGTAAACAAAACCGCTTTTCACAAGCCAGTGAACGTTTCTTCGAGCGCGTGATCGCCGTTTACGGCCGCTGGCTAAGTCGGGTGTTGAACCACCCGTGGCTGACGCTGAGCGTGGCATTAAGCACCCTCGCGCTGTCGATTCTCCTGTGGGTCTTTATTCCAAAAGGCTTCTTCCCGATCCAGGATAACGGCATTATTCAGGGTACCTTACAGGCGCCGCAGTCGGCGTCGTTCGCCAGCATGGCGCAGCGCCAACAGCAGGTATCCGAGCTGATTCTTAAAGATCCGGCGGTAGAAAGCCTGACCTCCTTCGTTGGCGTTGACGGCACCAACCCGGCGCTGAACAGCGCGCGTCTGCAGATCAACCTTAAACCGCTGAGCGAACGTGACGATCGCGTGCAGGCGGTGATCGGCCGTCTGCAGAAATCGGTCGCCAGCGTGCCGGGCGTTGAGCTCTATCTACAGCCGACCCAGGATCTGACGATCGATACCACCGTCAGTCGCACCCAGTATCAGTTCACCTTGCAGGCTAACTCGCTCGATGCGTTGAGCAACTGGGTACCGCAATTAATGTCGCGGTTACAGTCATTACCGCAGCTTTCCGACGTCAGCAGCGACTGGCAGGATAAAGGACTCGCAGCTTATATCAACGTCGATCGCGACAGCGCCAGTCGTCTGGGTATTTCGATGGCGGATGTCGATAACGCGCTGTATAACGCCTTTGGCCAGCGGCTGATCTCGACAATTTACACCCAGGCAAACCAGTACCGCGTGGTGCTGGAACATGATACTCAAGCCACGCCGGGGCTGGCGGCGCTGGATAATATCCGCCTGACCAGCAGCGACGGTGGCATCGTGCCGCTGAAGTCGATCGCCAGCGTCGAACAGCGCTTCACCCCACTGTCGGTTAACCATCTCGATCAGTTCCCGGTGACGACTATCTCGTTCAACGTGCCGGATAACTATTCGCTGGGCGAAGCGGTAGACGCGATTCTGGCAGCCGAGCAGTCGCTGGATTTACCAAGCGATATCCGTACTCAATTCCAGGGCAGTTCCCTCGCCTTCCAGTCGGCGCTCGGCAGTACCGTCTGGCTGGTGGTTGCCGCGGTGGTCGCCATGTATATCGTTCTCGGCGTGCTGTATGAGAGCTTCATTCACCCCATCACCATTCTTTCTACGCTACCGACCGCCGGTGTCGGCGCCCTACTGGCGCTATGGCTGGCCGGTAGCGAGCTGGACGTGATTGCGATTATCGGCATCATTCTGCTGATTGGTATCGTCAAGAAAAACGCTATCATGATGATCGACTTTGCCCTTGCAGCCGAACGCGAGCAAGGGATGCCGCCGCGCGAGGCTATCTATCAGGCCTGTTTACTGCGTTTCCGCCCCATTCTGATGACCACGCTGGCGGCCCTGCTCGGCGCGCTACCGTTGATGTTAAGTACCGGCGTCGGCGCCGAACTGCGTCGTCCGCTGGGGATCGGCATGGTTGGCGGTCTGATGCTTAGCCAGATCCTGACCCTGTTTACCACGCCGGTGATTTATCTACTCTTCGACCGCTTGTCTCTGTACATCAAGAGCCGTTTCCCGCGTCGTGAAGAGGAGGCGTAA
- the asmA gene encoding outer membrane assembly protein AsmA: MRRILTTLMILLTVIVAGLVALVLLVNPNDFRNYMVQEVAERSGYQLKLDGPLRWHVWPQLSILSGRMALTAPGASEPVVRADNMRLDVALIPLISHQLQVKQVMLKGAVIQLTSKTEAVRDQNAPVVPHDNTLPQAPQDRGWSYDVRKLQVADSVLFFQHENGEQVTVRDIRLQMEQDDNHLATVDFSGRVNRDQRDLALSFTAQVQGGDYPHSLKADISQLNWQVRGAELPPDGLNGQASLQANWIEDEKKLTFNNLNLTANDSTIAGNGSVVLGDKPDWMLNLHAATLNLDSLLAQSVAVREGHVGQRGQSQPRQLRPVIADNDIQQDYHSLLGFNGQLALTADQVQWRGMQFGQVKGDISNQQGLLTVKQLQGSLDGGQLSLPGVLDVRGDSSHAAFQPKLDNVEIGTILKAFNYPINLTGKLSLTGDFSGAHIDADEFRRNWQGQAQLQMKDTRTEGLNFQQLVQQAVARSTNVQAQDNFDNATQLDSLSSDLTLNNGLITLNSLQGQSAVMALTGEGRLNLQAEDCDMRFNVRVLGGWKGESKLIDRLKQTAIPLRIYGKWQALSYSLQVDQILRKQLQDEVRQRLNDWAERNSNSQNGKDVKKLLDKL; encoded by the coding sequence ATGAGACGAATTCTAACCACGCTGATGATCTTGTTGACCGTAATTGTCGCCGGGCTCGTTGCGCTGGTGTTGCTGGTCAACCCTAATGACTTCCGTAACTATATGGTGCAGGAAGTGGCGGAACGTAGCGGTTATCAACTCAAACTTGATGGTCCGCTGCGTTGGCACGTTTGGCCGCAGTTGAGCATTCTCTCCGGCCGTATGGCGCTCACGGCTCCCGGGGCTTCCGAACCGGTGGTACGCGCTGATAACATGCGGCTGGATGTTGCGTTGATACCGTTAATCTCGCATCAGCTGCAGGTTAAACAGGTGATGCTGAAAGGCGCGGTGATCCAGCTTACCTCGAAAACTGAAGCCGTTCGCGACCAGAACGCGCCGGTTGTTCCGCATGACAATACCTTGCCGCAGGCGCCGCAAGATCGCGGCTGGTCTTACGATGTTCGTAAGCTGCAGGTCGCCGATAGCGTGTTGTTCTTCCAACATGAAAACGGCGAACAGGTCACCGTACGCGATATTCGCCTGCAGATGGAACAGGATGACAACCATCTGGCGACCGTTGATTTCTCCGGCAGAGTTAATCGCGATCAGCGCGATTTAGCGCTGTCATTCACCGCGCAGGTGCAGGGCGGGGATTATCCCCATTCTCTGAAAGCCGATATATCGCAACTCAACTGGCAGGTGCGCGGCGCCGAATTGCCGCCGGATGGTCTGAATGGCCAGGCCAGCCTGCAGGCAAACTGGATTGAAGATGAGAAGAAGCTCACTTTCAACAACCTTAATCTCACTGCCAATGACAGCACGATAGCCGGTAACGGTAGCGTTGTGCTGGGCGACAAGCCCGATTGGATGCTCAATCTACATGCTGCTACGCTGAATCTGGATAGTTTGCTTGCTCAAAGCGTGGCGGTCAGAGAAGGTCATGTCGGCCAGCGTGGGCAAAGCCAGCCGAGGCAGCTGCGTCCAGTGATCGCCGATAATGATATCCAACAGGATTATCATAGTCTGCTCGGTTTTAACGGGCAGCTAGCGCTGACGGCGGATCAGGTTCAGTGGCGCGGCATGCAGTTTGGTCAGGTGAAGGGCGATATCAGTAATCAGCAAGGACTGCTGACGGTGAAACAGCTGCAGGGAAGTCTCGATGGCGGCCAGCTTTCGTTACCTGGCGTGCTGGATGTGCGGGGTGATAGCTCGCACGCGGCGTTCCAGCCAAAACTGGATAACGTAGAAATCGGCACGATTCTGAAAGCGTTTAACTACCCAATCAACTTGACGGGAAAATTATCGCTTACCGGCGATTTCTCCGGCGCCCATATTGATGCGGATGAGTTTCGTCGCAACTGGCAAGGGCAGGCGCAGTTACAGATGAAGGATACGCGTACCGAAGGGCTCAACTTCCAGCAGCTTGTGCAGCAGGCGGTGGCGCGGAGCACCAATGTGCAGGCCCAGGATAATTTCGATAATGCGACTCAGCTGGATTCGTTAAGCAGCGATTTGACGTTGAATAATGGTCTGATAACGCTAAATAGCCTGCAAGGGCAATCGGCAGTGATGGCTCTCACCGGCGAGGGCCGCCTTAATCTGCAGGCCGAAGATTGCGATATGCGCTTTAATGTGCGTGTATTAGGCGGTTGGAAAGGCGAAAGTAAGCTGATTGACCGACTCAAACAGACGGCAATCCCGCTGCGTATCTACGGTAAGTGGCAGGCGCTCAGCTACAGCCTGCAGGTCGATCAGATCCTGCGTAAGCAGCTGCAGGATGAAGTCAGACAGCGTCTGAACGACTGGGCGGAGCGTAACAGCAATAGCCAGAACGGCAAAGATGTGAAGAAGCTGCTCGATAAGCTGTGA
- the alkA gene encoding DNA-3-methyladenine glycosylase 2, which translates to MTLLPWQPPYDWQWMFGFLSARAVAGIETFQQNEYTRSFSLKGHCGLITVKPDDGAQGLQVTLSPGLLPVETECLARVAQLFDLACDPQQVTQTLGELALPRPGLRLPGALDAFEQAVRAVLGQLVSVAMAAKLTAKVAAAYGEPLTEAPGYVVFPEPQRLAQAEPLALKALGMPLRRAEALIHLGKAALSGELPLAAPADIAAGMKQLQSLPGIGRWTANYYALRGWQAKDIFLPDDYLIKQRFPGMTPARIARYASRWQPWRSYALLHIWYTDGWTPEEE; encoded by the coding sequence ATGACATTGTTACCCTGGCAACCGCCCTATGACTGGCAATGGATGTTCGGATTTCTCAGCGCCCGTGCGGTGGCGGGAATTGAAACCTTCCAGCAAAATGAATACACCCGCAGTTTTTCTCTGAAGGGGCATTGTGGATTGATCACCGTTAAACCGGACGATGGGGCGCAGGGACTGCAGGTGACGCTCTCTCCCGGACTGTTGCCGGTCGAAACCGAGTGCCTGGCGCGCGTGGCGCAGCTGTTTGATCTAGCCTGCGACCCACAGCAAGTTACCCAGACATTAGGCGAACTGGCGCTACCGCGGCCAGGGCTGAGGCTACCGGGCGCGCTGGATGCTTTTGAACAGGCGGTGCGTGCGGTTCTGGGGCAACTGGTGAGCGTGGCGATGGCGGCGAAGCTGACGGCGAAGGTGGCGGCCGCTTACGGCGAACCGTTGACGGAAGCGCCGGGTTATGTTGTTTTCCCTGAGCCGCAACGGCTGGCGCAGGCTGAGCCGCTGGCGCTGAAAGCACTGGGTATGCCACTTCGCCGCGCTGAGGCACTGATTCATTTGGGGAAGGCGGCATTGAGCGGCGAGCTGCCGCTGGCGGCGCCCGCTGATATCGCGGCCGGGATGAAGCAACTGCAGAGTCTACCCGGGATCGGCCGCTGGACGGCAAATTACTACGCGCTGCGTGGCTGGCAGGCGAAAGATATTTTCTTGCCGGATGACTACCTGATTAAGCAGCGCTTTCCCGGCATGACGCCGGCACGCATCGCTCGTTATGCCAGCCGCTGGCAGCCGTGGCGTTCTTATGCTTTATTGCATATCTGGTATACCGATGGCTGGACGCCGGAAGAGGAATGA
- the yegD gene encoding molecular chaperone, with translation MFIGFDYGTANCSVAVMQDDSPQLLTLENGSPLLPSMLCAPTREAVSEWLYRHHNVPADGAENQALLRRALNYNRDEDIDVLSNSVQFGLASLHQYVDDPEEVYFVKSPKSFLGANGLKPQQVALFEDLVCAMMLHIKQQAQTQLTEEINQAVIGRPINFQGLGGDDANAQAQGILERAARRAGFQDVVFQFEPVAAGLDFEATLSDEKRVLVVDIGGGTTDCSLLLMGPQWRQKADRQQSLLGHSGCRIGGNDLDITLAFKCLMPLLGMGGETEKGIALPVLPWWNAVAINDVPAQTDFYSATNGRMLNDLLRDARDADKVALLLKVWRQRLSYRLVRSAEESKIALSAQASFNAELPFISDELATAISQQGLEEALNQPLSRIMEQVKLALESSNETPDIIYLTGGSARSPLIKKALAAHLPGIPIAGGDDFGSVTAGLARWAQVVFA, from the coding sequence ATGTTTATTGGTTTTGACTATGGTACCGCTAACTGTTCGGTTGCCGTCATGCAGGACGACAGTCCACAGCTTTTAACGCTGGAGAACGGCAGCCCGCTGCTACCGTCAATGCTCTGCGCGCCGACACGCGAAGCGGTTAGCGAATGGCTGTATCGTCATCATAATGTCCCCGCCGATGGGGCGGAGAACCAGGCCCTGCTGCGTCGCGCCCTTAATTATAACCGCGATGAAGATATCGACGTCCTGAGCAATAGCGTCCAGTTTGGCCTCGCCTCGCTGCATCAATACGTAGACGACCCTGAAGAGGTCTACTTCGTTAAGTCGCCAAAGTCGTTTCTTGGCGCCAATGGCCTGAAACCGCAGCAAGTCGCATTGTTTGAAGATCTGGTCTGCGCCATGATGCTGCATATTAAACAGCAGGCGCAAACGCAGCTAACCGAAGAGATTAATCAGGCAGTCATTGGCCGTCCGATTAACTTCCAGGGGCTCGGCGGCGATGACGCTAACGCCCAGGCGCAAGGTATTCTGGAACGCGCAGCCCGGCGCGCGGGGTTCCAGGATGTTGTTTTCCAGTTTGAACCCGTCGCGGCAGGGCTCGATTTTGAAGCCACGCTCAGCGACGAAAAACGCGTACTGGTCGTCGATATCGGCGGCGGTACGACCGACTGCTCGCTGCTGCTGATGGGTCCGCAGTGGCGGCAGAAAGCCGATCGTCAACAAAGCCTGCTGGGCCATAGCGGCTGTCGTATCGGCGGTAACGATCTGGATATCACCCTGGCCTTCAAATGCCTGATGCCGTTGCTCGGCATGGGTGGTGAAACGGAAAAAGGCATCGCGCTGCCGGTGCTGCCATGGTGGAATGCGGTGGCGATTAACGACGTTCCGGCGCAGACCGATTTCTACAGCGCCACCAACGGCCGCATGCTCAATGACCTGCTACGCGACGCCCGCGATGCCGACAAAGTCGCACTGCTGCTTAAAGTCTGGCGCCAACGCCTGAGTTATCGCCTGGTGCGCAGCGCGGAAGAGAGCAAAATCGCCCTTTCCGCACAGGCGAGCTTCAACGCAGAGCTGCCGTTTATTAGCGATGAACTGGCTACTGCTATCAGCCAGCAAGGTCTGGAGGAGGCGCTCAATCAGCCGCTGTCCCGCATTATGGAGCAGGTAAAACTGGCGCTGGAAAGCAGTAATGAAACCCCGGATATCATCTATTTAACCGGCGGTAGCGCCCGCTCGCCGCTGATTAAGAAAGCGCTGGCCGCGCATCTGCCAGGCATTCCGATCGCGGGCGGTGATGATTTTGGCTCTGTTACCGCCGGGCTGGCTCGCTGGGCGCAGGTTGTTTTCGCCTGA
- the dcd gene encoding dCTP deaminase has protein sequence MRLCDRDIEAWLDEGRLAISPRPPVERINGATVDVRLGNKFRTFRGHTAPFIDLSGPKAEVSAALDRVMSEEIVLPEGEAFFLHPGELALAVTYESVTLPADLVGWLDGRSSLARLGLMVHVTAHRIDPGWSGCIVLEFYNSGKLPLALRPGMPIGALSFEPLSGPAARPYNRREDAKYRDQQGAVASRIDKD, from the coding sequence ATGCGTCTGTGTGACCGAGATATAGAAGCCTGGTTGGATGAAGGGCGCCTGGCAATCAGCCCGCGCCCGCCGGTCGAGCGGATTAACGGCGCGACGGTTGACGTTCGCCTGGGGAATAAATTCCGCACCTTCCGCGGCCATACGGCGCCTTTTATCGACCTGAGCGGTCCTAAGGCGGAAGTCAGTGCGGCGCTGGATCGCGTGATGAGTGAAGAAATAGTGCTGCCGGAAGGTGAAGCTTTCTTCCTGCATCCCGGCGAACTGGCGTTGGCGGTAACCTATGAATCCGTTACTCTGCCTGCCGATCTCGTCGGTTGGCTGGATGGTCGTTCATCGTTGGCCCGTCTTGGCCTGATGGTGCATGTGACCGCCCACCGTATCGATCCGGGTTGGTCCGGTTGCATCGTGCTGGAGTTCTATAATTCCGGTAAGCTGCCGCTGGCGCTGCGTCCGGGAATGCCTATCGGCGCACTGAGCTTTGAACCGCTCTCCGGCCCGGCAGCACGGCCGTATAACCGCCGCGAAGACGCTAAATATCGCGATCAGCAGGGCGCGGTAGCGAGTCGAATCGACAAGGACTGA